Below is a genomic region from Bartonella harrusi.
CTTGGGCCACAGGCAGATAAATTAGGAATATGGTTTGTTACTGTTGACCCTGAACGTGATACACCGGAAGTTCTTCATAATTATCTCAATAATTTTAATAATAAAATTATTGGGATTAGCGGAGATCCGGAAAAAGTTCATAAAATGGTAAAATCCTTTAACATTGTTGCTGAAAAAGTACCGGGAACAGATGGAAACTATACTTATAACCATACGGCAGCGATTTTTTTACTCAAAAAAGGCGGAAAACTAGCTGGTGTTATTCCTTATGAAACGAAAGAGATCGATCCTGAAA
It encodes:
- a CDS encoding SCO family protein, yielding MKNVVRIFGVTVIFLAGIFIYDALRNKPLGDDFILTDSNGKMITEKDIRGKPSAIFFGFTMCPESCPTTLINLDRWLTALGPQADKLGIWFVTVDPERDTPEVLHNYLNNFNNKIIGISGDPEKVHKMVKSFNIVAEKVPGTDGNYTYNHTAAIFLLKKGGKLAGVIPYETKEIDPEIKDNIAIERLKKLVTN